A single genomic interval of Terriglobales bacterium harbors:
- a CDS encoding UDP-2,3-diacylglucosamine diphosphatase, whose protein sequence is MREACFDTVILSDIHLGSETCRASDVQAMLKSIAFNRLVLLGDIFNDLNFSRLKKEHWNLLSYIRKLSNPKRNVEVVWVEGNHDQGLTDVMSHLVGVEVYQEYTWDYRGKRYLAVHGHQFDRFMINNLLLSGIGVFIYTQAQRLHFFEQKLARFLDRMSTSWLRLSDVVSAGALNLARHRGADVVFCGHTHEATQRQDDGVQYYNTGCWTNSQATYLTVSEEGVQVHEYQPGDKTIDSSNDSGSSETPKTTTPVFSDSLLAAAYASM, encoded by the coding sequence ATGCGGGAAGCCTGTTTCGATACGGTCATCCTCTCCGATATTCACCTCGGCTCGGAAACCTGCCGCGCCAGCGACGTGCAGGCCATGCTGAAGAGCATTGCTTTTAACCGGCTGGTGCTGCTGGGCGATATCTTCAACGACCTGAACTTTAGCCGCTTGAAGAAAGAGCATTGGAACCTGCTTTCGTACATCCGCAAGCTTTCCAATCCCAAGCGCAATGTTGAGGTGGTATGGGTAGAAGGCAACCACGACCAGGGGTTAACGGACGTCATGTCCCACCTCGTCGGGGTCGAGGTCTATCAGGAGTACACCTGGGACTACCGCGGAAAGCGCTACCTCGCCGTCCATGGCCACCAGTTTGACCGCTTCATGATCAATAACCTGCTGCTGAGCGGAATTGGGGTTTTCATCTACACGCAAGCTCAACGTCTGCATTTTTTTGAGCAAAAGCTGGCCCGCTTTCTCGACCGCATGAGCACCTCATGGCTGCGCCTCTCCGACGTGGTATCTGCCGGGGCCCTGAATTTGGCGCGCCACCGGGGCGCCGACGTGGTTTTCTGCGGACACACCCACGAGGCCACTCAGCGTCAAGATGATGGCGTTCAGTATTACAACACCGGCTGTTGGACCAACTCCCAGGCAACGTATCTCACTGTGAGTGAAGAAGGCGTGCAGGTGCATGAATATCAACCTGGTGATAAGACTATAGATTCCAGCAACGATTCCGGCTCCAGCGAAACCCCGAAAACCACCACTCCGGTGTTTTCAGACTCATTGCTCGCCGCAGCTTACGCGAGCATGTGA